The window ATGCGAAGATATCTCGCCGGGGAGAGGGAGTTCGCGGTGTGTCTGATGCCGCCGAAGGAATGGATGATGAGACGTGAAGTGTGCAGAGTAGTGTTCGGCGAGAAGCTCCATCTTGCGGATCTGAAGAGAAGGGCCAGAGCGCACATGCTCCTTCACGGCATAAAGCTGTCCAGGGAGTACTCGGACATCTTTTCCAAGAAGGCGATGGAAGAACTGAGAGCGACCGGGGACCCGTGTCTTCTGATCTTCGTCAGCGAGGCAAGGGACATCAAACACAGGACGGACGAGGAAGCGAGGCTGATCGGGCATATGTTCAGCGGGATCGGGATGTACAGCCTGATGTTATCGATACCGGGGTTCGGTTCGGTATCGGCGGCGTATCTGACATCCCTGATAATCGATATCGGACGGTTCGGAACATCTAACGAGTTCACGGCGTACTTCGGAGTTGTCCCCAAGATGAAGGAGTCGGCGGAGACGTCGCACAGGTGTGCGACGACCCATCGCGGCGACGAGGCCGCCCGCCGCCTCCTGTGCCAGGCGGCGTTCGTCCATATCCGGACCGTGGAGAACTCGGTCGTGACGAGGATGTACGAAAGGCTCAGGGGCAGAGGCACGGCGCACAAAGAGGCCCTGGTTGCCTGTGCGAGAAAGCTGCTGACAGTGGTCTGGTCGGTGCTGAAGAACAAACTTCCGTATACGGATGACGAAGGGCTGCTTGCCCGCGCAGCCGAGAAGGAAAGCGAGATGGAGGAAGAGCTGGGAGCATGACCGCACAATGCTGACAGCCCGGGCGGACATCCCGACAGGAAATATCACAGAACACCTGTTGTTCCGCCCCGGCGTGCCGGGGCCGGACGAAAAAATGATTGTGCAGTACTTAAGGGACGTCGAATGCGGAAAGGCTCTCCGTACGGGTGTGCGGATGAACGGATAATATGATGACGGTCCGGAAAGGAACGGTCAGCACCGAGACCGAGGAACGGTAAAGGAACAAGAAGGAGCGGCGTATCGATAGCGGATGCTATGCAAACATTAATGACAAACAGTGTTAATTATGGTCTGCGGACCAACTTTTAATGGAATATGTGAATGGTCCCCACCCCCAGATTTGAACCGGGGACCTGCTGATTTCAGCGGCTGTATCGGATTCTTCCGAGAACACTCTACAGTCAGCCGCTCT is drawn from Candidatus Methanoplasma cognatum and contains these coding sequences:
- a CDS encoding IS110 family transposase, whose product is MDLHKKTAVCHAVYAGDRGPSEKNNEFLEDFNRRFGTQGSEPEDMADIAAALRGHEAHILIENSTKTYETYWVLTNLGCRVVVANPADLFRITRSVKKTDKNDSIELAGYMRRYLAGEREFAVCLMPPKEWMMRREVCRVVFGEKLHLADLKRRARAHMLLHGIKLSREYSDIFSKKAMEELRATGDPCLLIFVSEARDIKHRTDEEARLIGHMFSGIGMYSLMLSIPGFGSVSAAYLTSLIIDIGRFGTSNEFTAYFGVVPKMKESAETSHRCATTHRGDEAARRLLCQAAFVHIRTVENSVVTRMYERLRGRGTAHKEALVACARKLLTVVWSVLKNKLPYTDDEGLLARAAEKESEMEEELGA